The following proteins come from a genomic window of Dromaius novaehollandiae isolate bDroNov1 chromosome 19, bDroNov1.hap1, whole genome shotgun sequence:
- the SYNRG gene encoding synergin gamma isoform X2, whose protein sequence is MALRPGPGAGGAGGAAGGAGGGGGAAGGAGAASFMFPVAGGLGPPQGMIPMQQQGFPMVSVMQSNMPGMMGMNYGSQMPPGPMTMQGGMPLGPMQATGMPYMGQASFLGMRAAAPQYTPDMQKQFAEEQQKRFEHQQKFLEEERKRRQFEEQKQKLRLLSSVKPKTGEKSRDDALEAIKGNLDGFSRDAKMHPTPASHPKKPDHPTSSHSAVSVSHSAFLDDEEFSDFMQGPVEIPKLVPQPTSQPFQPFCSAPEAGQLLSGKAMVQPLPSTQTPVLSVLHGTIGQVPYFPTSASSPSIHKTGSSLEEKVLDNGLNESERDQTKLKTTEVGHKASAASHVHPSLTINDWGVIGGRESGTTTTEAHKASEQNIAVEECGVGVFPSQDPIQQMMPPWIYNDSLVPELYKKILESTMTPAGIDTAKLYPILMSSGLPRETLGQIWALANRTTPGKLTKEELYAVLAMIAVTQRGIPAVSPDVLNQFPAAPVPTLTGLPMSLPATVSQQPLLPTGPPVSMPLSIGPAVIGMSITAPAGGAATQSPGGFVPSYPPSQVVKPEDDDFQEFQDASKSGSIDDSFTDFQGDVAGSSKAASSQHRSSVPSLLMPLPGSKTLSSTDKYAVFKGISSEKPSESSSTFGDCGDKYSAFRELEQPPESKYLGDNLAEFKSAGTDDGFTDFKTADSISPLEPPTKDKTFPTSFPSLPVQSKQQTQAKTSLNLADLDLFSSTGENKQLSFPPAFNTSKSASFPLPPLPSTIAQPAPSKSSSLADDFGEFNLFGDFSNCTTASGQDDFADFMAFNNSSGFSEQKTDDKYNALKLEASPVPQSGSSASTVKSGQNSATNATPTKYDIFKQLSLEGSGAGFEEGKDNTLSSVKSDDDFADFHSNKFSSTCNSADKSLVDKVAAFKQTKEDSASVKSLDLPSIGGSSVGKEDSEDALSVQFDMKLADVGGDLKHVMSDSSLDLPTVSGQHPPAADIDDLKCAPFGSYNSGSAVSSLASYDWSDKDDIHQGKKLPSLVQPSGSGSSAATSVLQKKETLFGSSENITMTTVSKVTTFSSEDALQDVPFAAFANFKDSGPISSGPSDDDIGDFGDFARPSSEAQDAAAASDTSQEADFLASGISSEMRRESTDDFGEFQSEKPKISKFDFLVATSQGKMKSSEEMIKSELATFDLSVQGSHKRSLSLGDREISRSSPLPVLEQPFRDRSNTLSEKPALPVIRDKYKDLTGEVEESERYAYEWQRCLESALQVIKKANDTLNGISSSSVCTEVIQSAQGMEYLLGVVEVYRVTKRVELGIKATAVCSEKLQQLLKDIDKVWNNLISFMSLAALTPDENSLDFSSCMLRPGIKNAQDLACGVCLLNVDSRSKAFNSETDNFKLAYGGHQYHASCANFWINCVEPKPPGLILPDLL, encoded by the exons ATGGCGCtgcggccggggcccggcgcggggggcgccggcggggcggcgggcggcgcgggcggcggcggaggcgcggcgggcggcgccggggccgccag CTTCATGTTTCCTGTAGCAGGCGGTTTAGGCCCTCCTCAAG GGATGATTCCTATGCAACAGCAAGGATTTCCAATGGTTTCTGTCATGCAGTCCAATATGCCAGGCATGATGGGCATGAATTACGGTTCTCAGATGCCTCCGGGACCCATGACCATGCAG ggTGGAATGCCTTTAGGGCCAATGCAAGCAACTGGAATGCCTTACATGGGACAGGCTTCTTTCTTAGGAATGCGTGCAGCAGCCCCACAGTATACCCCCGACATGCAGAAACAGTTTGCAGAAGAACAACA AAAGAGGTTTGagcaccagcagaaattcttagAAGAAGAACGAAAACGACGCCAGTttgaagagcagaaacagaagctgaGACTCCTGAGCAGTGTGAAACCTAAG ACAGGTGAAAAAAGCCGAGATGACGCATTGGAAGCCATTAAAGGAAATTTAGATGGTTTTTCTAGAGATGCTAAAATGCACCCAACACCAGCATCGCATCCAAAAAAGCCAG ATCATCCCACATCATCCCATTCTGCTGTATCTGTTTCCCACTCTGCTTTTCTTGATGATGAAGAATTTAGTGACTTTATGCAAGGGCCTGTTGAAATCCCCAAACTGGTGCCTCAACCCACCTCTCAGCCTTTTCAGCCTTTCTGTTCTGCTCCTGAGGCTGGGCAACTGCTTTCAGGGAAGGCTATGGTCCAGCCTCTCCCTTCAACCCAGACTCCAGTCTTATCCGTCCTGCATGGTACAATTGGGCAGGTTCCTTATTTTCCTACCTCTGCATCTTCACCCAGTATCCATAAAACAG GCTCTTCCTTGGAGGAGAAAGTCTTAGATAATGGCTTAAATGAATCTGAACGAGATCAAACCAAACTTAAAACAACTGAAGTTGGGCACAAAGCCTCAGCTGCAAGCCACGTTCATCCCAGTCTAACCATCAATGACTGGGGTGTTATAGGTGGACGTGAAAGTGGTACCACTACTACAGAGGCGCACAAGGCTTCAGAACAAAACATAGCAGTTGAAGAGTGTG GAGTTGGAGTGTTCCCTTCGCAGGACCCAATTCAGCAGATGATGCCTCCTTGGATTTACAATGATAGTTTGGTCccag AGTTGTATAAGAAAATTTTAGAAAGCACGATGACTCCTGCTGGAATAGATACTGCTAAACTCTATCCCATACTGATGTCATCTGGATTGCCCAGAGAGACTCTTGGACAAATATGGGCTTTAGCCAACCGTACCACACCCGGGAAGCTTACAAAAGAAGAGCTTTATGCTGTCCTGGCTATGATAGCAGTAACTCAG AGAGGAATACCAGCAGTGAGTCCTGATGTGTTAAACCAGTTTCCAGCTGCCCCTGTGCCTACTTTAACTGGGTTACCAATGTCACTGCCTGCCACGGTAAGCCAGCAGCCTCTGCTGCCCACCGGACCACCAGTCTCCATGCCGCTCAGTATCGGACCGGCCGTCATAGGGATGAGCATAACGGCACCGGCGGGTGGAGCTGCAACACAGTCTCCGGGAGGTTTTGTACCATCCTACCCACCCAGTCAG GTAGTAAAACCAGAGGATGATGACTTTCAGGAGTTCCAGGATGCTTCAAAGTCTGGCTCAATAGATGACTCTTTCACTGATTTCCAAGGGGATGTGGCAGGCTCCTCCAAAGCAGCCAGTTCACAGCACCGGAGCAG tgttcCTTCTTTACTAATGCCACTCCCAGGTAGTAAGACACTCTCATCAACTGATAAGTATGCTGTGTTTAAAGGAATTTCATCTGAGAAGCCTTCTGAAAGCTCATcgacttttggag ATTGTGGAGACAAATATAGTGCTTTCCGTGAATTAGAACAACCACCGGAGAGCAAATACTTAG gagATAACCTTGCAGAATTCAAGTCTGCAGGAACTGATGACGGtttcacagattttaaaaccGCTGACAGTATCTCACCATTAGAGCCACCTACAAAAGACAAAACTTTCCCTACATCCTTCCCTTCTCTACCTGTTCAGTCAAAAcagcaaacacaagcaaagaCCTCTTTGAATCTAGCAGACTTGGATCTCTTTTCCTCTACTGGAGAGAACAAGCAGCTATCATTTCCACCTGCATTCAATACATCAAAATCAGCCTCTTTTCCTCTGCCACCACTTCCATCTACTATTgcccagccagcacccagcaAGAGCTCAAGCTTAGCTGATGACTTTGGAGAGTTCAACCTTTTTGGAGACTTTTCTAATTGCACGACAGCCAGTGGACAAGATGACTTTGCAGATTTTATGGCTTTCAACAATAGCAGTGgattttctgaacaaaaaacGGATGACAAATACAATGCACTTAAACTAGAGGCCAGTCCTGTTCCTCAGTCTGGCTCATCTGCCAGCACAGTGAAGAGTGGGCAGAATTCTGCCACCAATGCTACACCCACTAAATATGATATCTTCAAACAGCTTTCTCTGGAAGGCTCTGGAGCTGGTTTTGAGGAAGGGAAGGACAACACGCTTTCTTCAGTGAAGAGCGATGATGATTTTGCCGACTTTCACTCTAACAAGTTTTCTTCCACATGCAACAGCGCGGATAAGTCCTTGGTAGACAAAGTGGCAGCTTTCAAGCAGACCAAAGAAGACTCTGCTTCAGTGAAGTCTCTGGATCTCCCTTCCATTGGTGGCAGCAGCGTTGGCAAGGAGGATTCGGAAGATGCGTTGTCCGTTCAGTTTGACATGAAACTGGCTGATGTGGGAGGAGATCTTAAGCATGTCATGTCTGATAGCTCTTTGGATTTGCCAACAGTTAGTGGCCAGCATCCACCAGCAGCAG ATATAGATGACTTAAAATGTGCCCCATTTGGAAGCTATAACAGCGGGTCTGCAGTCAGCAGCCTGGCAAGCTATGACTGGTCCGACAAAGACGACATTCATCAGGGTAAGAAGCTCCCTTCCTTAGTGCAGCCTTCAGGAAGTGGATCCTCTGCAGCCACTTCAGTTCTTCAGAAGAAGGAGACTTTGTTTGGCAGTTCAGAAAACATCACCATGACAACAGTTTCCAAAGTGACAACCTTTTCTAGTGAGGATGCTTTACAGGATGTTCCGTTTGCAGCCTTTGCAAACTTTAAAGACTCTGGCCCAATATCCAGCGGTCCAAGCGATGATGACATTGGAGACTTTGGTGATTTTGCGAGACCTTCATCAGAAGCACaggatgcagcagcagcaagtgaCACAAGTCAAGAGGCAGACTTCCTTGCTAGTGGTATCTCTTCTGAAATGCGAAGAGAGTCCACAGATGACTTTGGAGAATTCCAAAGTGAAAAGCCAAAAATCAGCAAATTTGACTTCTTGGTAGCAACTTCCCAAGGCAAGATGAAATCTAGTGAAGAAATGATCAAGAGTGAACTGGCTACCTTTGACCTCTCTGTTCAAG gGTCTCATAAAAGGAGCTTAAGCCTAGGTGACAGAGAAATAAGCCGCTCTTCACCTTTACCAGTTTTGGAACAACCATTTAGAGATCGTTCAAATACTCTAAGTGAGAAGCCTGCTTTGCCTGTCATCAGAGACAAATACAAAGACTTAACCGGGGAAGTTGAG gAAAGTGAGAGGTATGCGTATGAATGGCAAAGATGCTTGGAAAGTGCCCTGCAG gtaataaagaaagcaaatgataCCTTAAATGGAATAAGTAGTTCATCTGTTTGCACTGAAGTTATCCAGTCTGCTCAAGGCATGGAATATTTATTAG GGGTTGTGGAAGTCTATAGAGTAACAAAGAGAGTTGAACTGGGTATCAAAGCTACTGCTGTGTGTAGTGAGAAACTCCAGCAGCTTCTGAAGGATATTGATAAAGTGTGGAACAACCTAATAAGCTTCATGTCACTTGCTGCTTTAACG